The following proteins are encoded in a genomic region of Corylus avellana chromosome ca4, CavTom2PMs-1.0:
- the LOC132177863 gene encoding L-type lectin-domain containing receptor kinase IX.1-like, which yields MASYNPFPKSISLFYLLVITNFFPVTGVKFDLTSFSSCESDIRCDRAFVEDQVIKLTGNKKQVKTDLVGRATYSIPMHLWDKASGNLTDFTTHFSFVIDSQNNTNYGDGLAFFLAPQGSKIPVRSSGGAMGLARDDQLLNSTDDPFVAVEFDIYPNKPWDPPGWPGVHLGIDINSLNSSANVSWERGWANTSITQGITNEAWISYNSTSHNLSVLLTGSINSSTVEQSLSYIVDLREHNLTEWVTFGFSAATGSSPAMHNILTWNFSSTLEDNVTNPTVVGSPSPNPTPNPRKNNRFGLAVGLGVGGSFLFGGLALILFCFWKRNRSHTEEDLALDNCMDEEFQRGTGPKKFSFKELAHATNNFNDEEKLGQGGFGGVYRGFLRDSNSFVAVKRVSKGSKQGIKEYVSEVKIISRLRHRNLVQLIGWCHEKGELLLVYELLPNGSLDSHLFTQGSLLVWAMRYKVAQGLASALFYLHEEWEECVVHRDIKSSNIMLDSNFNAKLGDFGLARFVDHLKGSQTTVLAGTMGYMAPECVTTGKASKESDVYSFGIVALEIACGRKPINPKAPEDQVVMVEWVWELYGVGKVLEAADPRLGGDFDEQQMERLMIVGLWCAHPDRNLRPSIKQTIDVLNFETPVPVLPSNMPGLPHLTPIMSRHAMSLSISSGSADYDGGQNQYSSNNYTNSSLFSSSSATSQSASLLHTR from the coding sequence ATGGCTTCTTACAACCCATTTCCAAAGTCCATAAgcctcttttatctcttagtgaTAACCAATTTCTTCCCAGTTACCGGTGTCAAATTCGACCTCACCAGTTTCAGTTCTTGTGAATCTGATATAAGATGTGATAGAGCTTTCGTTGAAGACCAAGTCATCAAACTCACCGGCAACAAGAAGCAGGTCAAAACGGACCTTGTAGGTCGAGCCACGTATTCCATTCCTATGCACCTGTGGGACAAGGCATCCGGAAACCTCACAGATTTCACTACCCATTTTTCCTTTGTCATTGATTCTCAAAATAATACCAATTATGGAGATGGTCTTGCGTTCTTCCTAGCTCCTCAGGGTTCAAAGATTCCTGTTCGCAGCAGCGGCGGGGCTATGGGTCTTGCAAGGGATGACCAGCTGCTAAACTCGACGGACGATCCTTTTGTCGCCGTGGAGTTTGACATCTATCCAAACAAACCATGGGATCCGCCCGGGTGGCCCGGTGTGCATTTAGGTATTGATATAAACTCCTTGAATTCTTCTGCTAATGTGTCATGGGAGAGGGGGTGGGCTAATACCTCTATTACTCAAGGGATAACTAATGAAGCTTGGATTAGTTATAATTCTACTTCTCATAATTTGAGTGTTCTCCTCACGGGTTCAATAAACAGTTCTACTGTAGAGCAGTCCCTTTCTTACATTGTTGATTTGAGAGAACATAATCTAACTGAATGGGTAACTTTTGGATTCTCGGCCGCAACAGGATCTTCTCCTGCAATGCATAACATTCTCACATGGAATTTTAGTTCTACTTTGGAAGATAATGTAACCAACCCAACAGTGGTAGGCAGTCCGAGTCCAAATCCTACCCCCAACCCAAGGAAAAACAACAGGTTTGGGTTAGCTGTGGGGTTGGGTGTTGGTGgatcttttttgtttggtgGGTTGGCCTTAATTCTGTTTTGCTTTTGGAAAAGGAATAGGAGTCACACAGAAGAGGATCTTGCCCTTGATAATTGCATGGATGAGGAATTTCAAAGAGGGACAGGACCAAAGAAGTTCTCATTTAAAGAATTGGCTCATGCCACGAATAATTTCAATGATGAAGAAAAGCTCGGTCAGGGTGGATTTGGTGGGGTTTATAGAGGATTTTTAAGGGATTCAAACTCTTTTGTTGCTGTTAAGAGGGTGTCAAAAGGGTCCAAACAAGGGATAAAGGAGTACGTATCAGAAGTTAAAATCATTAGTAGATTGAGACATAGGAATTTGGTGCAGCTCATTGGCTGGTGCCATGAAAAAGGAGAACTCTTACTCGTCTATGAGCTCCTGCCCAATGGAAGCTTAGATTCACATCTTTTTACACAAGGGAGCTTATTGGTATGGGCAATGAGGTACAAAGTTGCTCAAGGATTGGCATCTGCATTGTTTTACTTGCATGAAGAGTGGGAGGAATGCGTTGTGCATAGAGATATAAAATCAAGCAACATTATGCTTGATTCAAACTTTAATGCCAAACTTGGGGATTTTGGGCTAGCGAGGTTTGTGGACCACCTGAAAGGGTCACAAACCACTGTTTTGGCAGGTACCATGGGCTACATGGCTCCTGAATGTGTCACAACCGGTAAAGCTAGCAAGGAGTCAGATGTCTATAGTTTTGGAATTGTCGCATTAGAAATTGCTTGTGGAAGAAAGCCAATCAATCCCAAAGCCCCTGAAGATCAAGTAGTCATGGTGGAGTGGGTTTGGGAGCTCTATGGAGTTGGAAAAGTACTTGAAGCAGCTGATCCAAGGCTAGGGGGAGATTTTGATGAGCAACAAATGGAGCGCTTGATGATTGTTGGGCTTTGGTGTGCTCATCCGGATCGAAACCTTCGGCCTTCAATAAAGCAAACAATTGATGTACTCAATTTTGAGACTCCAGTTCCTGTTCTCCCATCAAATATGCCAGGGCTACCACATCTTACCCCTATAATGAGTAGACATGCAATGTCACTTTCTATATCGAGCGGTTCTGCTGATTATGACGGAGGACAGAATCAATATTCCAGCAATAATTACACAAACTCCTCCCTTTTCTCTTCATCCTCTGCAACTTCTCAATCTGCATCACTTCTGCATACGCGTTAA